One window from the genome of Anopheles merus strain MAF chromosome 3R, AmerM5.1, whole genome shotgun sequence encodes:
- the LOC121595891 gene encoding insulin-like growth factor-binding protein complex acid labile subunit gives MNFNISTHGSALLFVLTVLLSGTIPAYARKCPDDCHCDLDLKGRFRTVCNKVEWINPPLPSFEPDIEVLVISNTRHPINVGPQFQYFKKLEILRIIDANVPSVGDRSFWGLVRLKTIDLSRNNITQLAMENFRGQDNLIELDLSRNRLDNIASGTFAHLKELKTLHLIDNSITEFNQRLFLHLAKLKHLDLSYNSIDDLPPEVFKDVQDLKILRVRGCRLSNINPQIYNILSHLTELDLGQNQIKFLDKEEFKDLRHLQTLRLDGNQLSVIIDELFIHQKGLTLLDISRNRLAKIADRAFENLANLTFLDASYNKLSHIEPVCFRPLRNLQTLNISGNIQLDLGEMEDTINVIKNITGLMVADMGTLPLNLFSPFRHLSALNLSGNHIDNFTLQIIEPLSQLEFLDLSRNQLNGIPERYATQLARIGDVKLENNPLICDWCHMGPLITQTKKLKEGLRWLELPRCFLPERLREVRIDGLHQDGVEDCMEVIVDEDHDAASTSHNFLEQAGSVSILAACGLIIFIILAIIVVSTALCLSRHRARYYTHEDKRDTILEKNGETPVITTGSEINFKFPYNERVCTIDEMCIPPPPPPPGKLAPASIERFD, from the exons ATGAATTTCAACATATCCACCCATGGGTCGGCACTACTCTTCGTGCTGACCGTCCTGCTCTCCGGAACGATACCAGCCTACGCCAGAAAGTGTCCCGACGATTGCCACTGTGATCTTGACCTGAAGGGACGGTTCCGGACCGTCTGCAACAAAG TGGAGTGGATAAATCCTCCATTGCCCTCCTTCGAGCCGGACATCGAGGTGCTTGTCATCTCGAACACGCGCCATCCAATCAACGTGGGACCACAGTTCCAGTACTTCAAAAAGCTGGAAATATTACGCATCATCGATGCAAACGTACCGTCGGTTGGCGATCGGTCGTTCTGGGGCTTGGTGCGACTGAAGACGATTGATCTGTCGCGTAACAACATTACCCAGCTGGCGATGGAGAATTTCCGCGGGCAGGATAATTTGATCGAGCTAGATCTATCGCGCAACCGGCTGGACAATATCGCTAGTGGAACGTTTGCTCATTTGAAG GAGCTTAAAACACTACACTTGATAGACAATTCCATTACCGAGTTCAATCAACGGTTGTTTCTGCATCTCGCCAAGCTAAAGCATCTAGACCTTAGCTACAACTCCATCGACGATCTGCCACCGGAAGTGTTCAAAGATGTACAG gatttaaaaatactaCGAGTGCGAGGATGCCGACTGTCCAACATCAATCCTCAAATATACAATATTCTATCCCATCTGACGGAGCTGGATCTGGGACAGAACCAG ATCAAATTTCTTGACAAAGAAGAATTTAAAGACTTGCGGCATCTGCAAACACTGCGCCTCGATGGCAACCAgctgtcggtgatcatcgaTGAATTATTCATACACCAGAAGGGACTGACGCTGCTGG ACATTTCCCGCAACCGGTTGGCCAAGATTGCTGACCGAGCGTTCGAGAACCTGGCCAACCTCACCTTTCTGGATGCATCGTACAACAAGCTGTCCCACATCGAGCCGGTCTGCTTTCGGCCACTTCGCAACCTGCAGACGCTCAACATTAGCGGCAATATACAGCTGGATCTGGGCGAAATGGAAGATACGATAAAT gttataaaaaacatcaCCGGTCTGATGGTGGCCGATATGGGCACACTACCACTGAACCTGTTCAGTCCATTTCGGCACCTTAGCGCACTCAATCTGTCCGGAAATCATATCGATAACTTCACGTTGCAAATCATCGAACCGCTGAGCCAGCTGGAG TTTTTGGACCTCTCCCGGAATCAGCTAAACGGCATCCCGGAACGGTATGCAACCCAGCTAGCCCGCATCGGCGACGTCAAGCTGGAAAATAACCCACTGATATGCGACTGGTGTCACATGGGACCGCTCATAACGCAAACGAAAAAG CTCAAAGAAGGCCTTCGCTGGCTGGAACTCCCCCGATGCTTCCTACCTGAACGATTACGCGAGGTGCGCATCGATGGCCTCCACCAGGACGGGGTGGAGGATTGCATGGAGGTAATTGTGGACGAGGATCATGATGCCGCCAGCACGTCGCACAACTTTCTCGAGCAAG CGGGCAGTGTTAGCATACTGGCTGCCTGTGGGCTGATAATATTCATCATACTCGCCATCATCGTCGTGTCCACGGCGCTCTGTCTCTCGAGGCACCGGGCGCGCTATTACACGCACGAGGATAAACGAG ACACAATCCTCGAGAAGAACGGCGAAACGCCGGTCATAACGACGGGCAGCGAGATCAACTTCAAGTTCCCGTACAACGAGCGTGTATGCACGATCGACGAAATGTGCAtcccacctccaccaccaccacccggcaAGCTGGCCCCAGCCAGCATCGAACGATTCGATTAA